In one window of Microbacterium natoriense DNA:
- a CDS encoding DNA-3-methyladenine glycosylase family protein gives MTLTAGAESDAVASAAPLQSVYRPARPVDLLRTVGVLRRGPNDPTTVIDGPVLWRAVRTPSGVATLALRESSGEIRATAWGVGASHALDTVPDLCGASDDDDGFDASLHPVIADSARRHPSLRLTRTGQVFDALACAIIEQKVTGLQAFGAWRHLVSRFGERAPGPTPRPMFAAPPPAVWRSIPSWAWHRAGVEPSQSKTIARSAERGASIERALLASPDGPARDRVLTSLPGIGIWTSAETRIRALGDADAVSIGDYHLAHEVGYALAGARTDDDGMLELLAPWAGQRQRVIRLILASGMREPRRGPRLAPEDHRRR, from the coding sequence ATGACGTTGACGGCGGGTGCGGAATCGGATGCTGTGGCATCCGCTGCCCCGCTCCAGTCCGTCTACCGCCCTGCGAGACCGGTCGACCTGCTGCGTACGGTCGGCGTGCTGCGCCGCGGTCCGAACGATCCGACGACCGTGATCGACGGACCGGTGCTCTGGCGCGCGGTACGGACGCCCTCTGGCGTGGCGACCCTGGCCCTGCGCGAGTCGTCGGGCGAGATCAGGGCGACGGCGTGGGGAGTCGGTGCGTCTCATGCGCTCGACACCGTGCCCGATCTCTGCGGAGCGAGCGACGATGACGACGGCTTCGACGCCTCGCTGCATCCGGTGATCGCCGACTCCGCCCGCAGGCACCCCTCGCTGCGCCTGACCAGGACGGGACAGGTCTTCGACGCGCTCGCCTGCGCGATCATCGAGCAGAAGGTCACGGGCCTGCAGGCCTTCGGCGCGTGGCGGCATCTCGTCTCACGTTTCGGCGAGCGCGCACCGGGGCCGACGCCCCGGCCGATGTTCGCGGCTCCACCCCCCGCCGTGTGGCGGAGCATTCCCTCGTGGGCGTGGCATCGAGCAGGAGTGGAGCCTTCGCAGTCGAAGACGATCGCACGATCGGCCGAGCGAGGGGCGAGCATCGAGCGCGCCCTGCTGGCTTCACCCGACGGCCCGGCCCGCGACAGGGTTCTGACGAGCCTTCCCGGCATCGGCATCTGGACATCCGCCGAGACCCGCATCCGGGCTCTCGGCGACGCCGATGCCGTGAGCATCGGCGACTATCACCTCGCCCACGAGGTGGGCTACGCCCTCGCCGGCGCGCGCACCGATGACGACGGCATGCTCGAACTGCTCGCGCCCTGGGCCGGGCAGCGCCAGCGGGTGATCCGGCTGATCCTCGCGAGCGGCATGCGCGAACCGCGCCGCGGTCCGCGCCTCGCACCCGAGGATCACCGGCGACGGTGA
- a CDS encoding winged helix-turn-helix domain-containing protein, producing MSNTALLERPAATAVRQSASSAAQLAADLPAVRSPRGFALYVGLDEIKAAEAGVSLPLLVDALRRTLAELAPGAETHATVALAPHGSGGRDLDVVRLALQEPGAIARTKAAAEEETTDEEGGVVVDISRKRVLIDGESAAFTYKEFELLQYLVLREGRTIERSELVSALWQAQDDETPGERTIDVHVRRLRAKLGRYEDIVRTVRGIGYRFDRHADVVIRYGHGTPSPDRF from the coding sequence ATGTCGAACACTGCCCTTCTCGAGCGTCCCGCCGCCACCGCCGTCCGCCAGTCGGCCTCTTCCGCCGCGCAGCTCGCCGCAGACCTGCCCGCCGTCCGCTCACCGCGCGGCTTCGCCCTCTACGTCGGACTCGACGAGATCAAGGCGGCCGAGGCCGGAGTGAGCCTCCCCCTCCTCGTCGACGCGCTTCGTCGCACGCTCGCAGAACTCGCCCCCGGCGCCGAGACCCACGCCACCGTGGCGCTCGCACCGCACGGCTCCGGAGGCCGCGACCTCGACGTCGTCCGCCTCGCCCTGCAGGAGCCGGGGGCGATCGCCCGCACCAAGGCCGCAGCCGAAGAGGAGACCACCGACGAGGAAGGCGGCGTGGTCGTCGACATCTCGCGCAAGCGCGTGCTGATCGACGGCGAATCCGCCGCGTTCACCTACAAGGAGTTCGAGCTGTTGCAGTACCTGGTCCTCCGCGAGGGCCGCACCATCGAGCGCAGCGAGCTCGTCTCGGCGCTGTGGCAGGCGCAGGACGACGAGACTCCCGGCGAGCGCACCATCGACGTGCACGTGCGTCGCCTGCGCGCCAAGCTCGGCCGCTACGAGGACATCGTGCGCACCGTCCGTGGAATCGGCTACCGCTTCGACCGTCACGCCGACGTCGTCATCCGCTACGGCCACGGCACCCCCTCGCCCGACCGCTTCTGA
- a CDS encoding GNAT family N-acetyltransferase: protein MTTESAIKGFIFTDEKDASRYTLMHDGQLVSVLDYRDDGRTISLTRAFTIPTFRGRGYAAKVVERAVADLETRGDRHVIPVCWYVADWFDAHPEHASLLRTR, encoded by the coding sequence ATGACCACCGAGAGTGCGATAAAGGGTTTCATCTTCACGGACGAGAAGGATGCCTCCCGCTACACCCTGATGCATGACGGGCAGCTCGTGAGCGTGCTCGACTATCGCGACGACGGTCGGACGATCTCGCTCACGAGAGCCTTCACGATCCCGACTTTCCGCGGGAGGGGCTACGCGGCGAAGGTCGTCGAGAGGGCTGTCGCCGACCTCGAGACCCGCGGCGATCGGCATGTGATCCCGGTCTGCTGGTACGTCGCGGACTGGTTCGACGCGCACCCGGAGCACGCTTCACTTCTGCGTACACGATGA
- a CDS encoding exonuclease SbcCD subunit D, with product MRILHTSDWHIGRTFHGSSTMDALAEVLGALTVQVRDNEVDVVIVAGDVFDSATPAGPAYTLLSDTLLALADSGARIIVTSGNHDSAARLGFQARLLRDGIHVLTDPLAIGAPVTVADADGPVHFFGIPYLEPAIVRQHFPAAGEGGAELRTQAQTMAHAMSLVRAGMAEHEGRSVAIAHCFAAGVDATVGLEREVRQGGLDMVPLEVFDGPDYVALGHIHGRQQLSERVRYAGAPLHYSFGEQDKPRGSWLIDLDADGLANVAWLALPVPRALVTLTGTLDDILSADNVAAHAEHWVCAVYTDALPQAEPMRRLRERFPYCAMVQHQPAVTGAAEVRTYSERLRTAVTDTDRIEAFLEHVRAGQGASERERVLIREVLDDRVRAEALV from the coding sequence ATGCGAATCCTGCACACCTCCGACTGGCACATCGGCCGCACGTTCCATGGCAGCTCGACCATGGATGCGCTGGCCGAGGTGCTGGGCGCGCTCACGGTGCAGGTGCGCGACAACGAGGTCGACGTCGTGATCGTCGCGGGCGACGTCTTCGACTCCGCGACGCCGGCGGGGCCGGCGTACACGCTCCTCAGCGACACCCTTCTCGCTCTCGCCGATTCCGGGGCTCGGATCATCGTGACAAGCGGCAATCACGATTCCGCCGCACGCCTCGGTTTCCAGGCGCGGCTGCTGCGCGACGGCATCCACGTGCTGACCGATCCGCTCGCCATCGGCGCACCGGTGACGGTGGCAGATGCTGACGGCCCGGTGCACTTCTTCGGCATCCCGTATCTCGAGCCGGCCATCGTCCGACAGCACTTCCCTGCCGCCGGAGAAGGAGGCGCCGAGCTTCGCACCCAGGCCCAGACCATGGCGCACGCGATGAGCCTCGTGCGGGCCGGGATGGCCGAGCACGAAGGGCGTTCGGTCGCGATCGCGCACTGCTTCGCCGCGGGCGTCGATGCGACGGTCGGGCTCGAGCGCGAAGTGCGCCAGGGCGGTCTCGACATGGTCCCGCTCGAGGTCTTCGACGGGCCCGACTACGTGGCGCTCGGGCACATCCACGGTCGGCAGCAGCTCAGCGAGCGGGTGCGCTACGCGGGTGCGCCCCTGCACTACAGCTTCGGCGAGCAGGACAAGCCGCGCGGATCCTGGCTCATCGACCTCGATGCCGATGGGCTCGCGAACGTCGCCTGGCTCGCGCTGCCGGTGCCGCGTGCACTCGTCACCCTCACCGGAACGCTCGACGACATCCTGTCGGCCGACAACGTGGCCGCGCATGCAGAGCATTGGGTGTGCGCGGTCTACACGGACGCGCTGCCGCAGGCCGAGCCGATGCGCCGGCTGCGTGAGCGCTTCCCATACTGCGCGATGGTGCAGCACCAGCCCGCTGTGACCGGAGCAGCCGAGGTGCGCACGTACTCCGAGCGCCTGCGCACCGCGGTCACCGACACCGACCGCATCGAGGCGTTCCTCGAGCACGTGCGCGCGGGGCAGGGAGCGAGCGAACGCGAGCGGGTGCTGATCCGCGAGGTGCTCGACGATCGGGTGCGGGCCGAGGCCCTCGTATGA
- a CDS encoding AAA family ATPase, whose protein sequence is MRLHRLEVEGFGPFRARQVVDFDAFADDGIFLIAGRTGAGKSSILDAVCFGLYGGVPRYDGGEKRVRSDHSDPDEISEVVVEFSTPAGRFRVTRSPEYLRPAKRGGGMTKQAAGVSLDEWTDAGWIGRAARAVDVGNELDEILQLSREQFLQVILLAQNRFSEFLLANSKDRQALLRRLFGTERFDDVQARFDARRRAAEQALGTRLATVAARVEEAERLATDAQLWGDAGVGPLEAEGAVAPESASGARAAAAARIDATTEERLDDLRRARSRAEYRSERRAADREDAEARLAAADAALSALREDRRAQAERDRARLALTRLEGEATEISAVAVELREARSAEALRATIIAATKASASLEAAVELERGARIAWESFDGAELSPTDAEDEAAAMRAWVGERIKAMGSWGRAAELERGAAALTAELQASQDRVAAASARIEAGAAERATLPERVAAVTTARDDARRTADRAADLARVRDLAAGRVAAAREVVRLSAEHEVAEQSLADASAALAAEQAALAGLRRRRLDGFAGELASTLVDGEPCPVCGSAEHPAPATHSDPVSADDIDAAERVRDDAAERERAAAETSSALRAEAAAAASRADGRTVDTAETELAAATEEYAKSVTAADALARLDEELAELRARLEHLEGQRAADDAESASAREQLALLQQRSTDAATQIDDARGEFATVAERIADTEVRIDAARRLAGAIEDRQRRALAAVDAHEEQQAALEASDFTEVEEVEQALRSPAEQDALQRRIDEHAAQLGKEKATLLELELLTLPEEPIDLAPAEQAASSSRASWISAVDVATKAENAALQLTGLIESATAEHAATAEDAAEFEVLRGLADTIAGRGSNTHKMTLETFVLAAELEEIVQAANRRLHDMSTGRYQLKHSDALAARGAASGLGIVVYDAFTGQIRPAQSLSGGETFLSSLALALGLAEVVTSRAGGIRLDTLFIDEGFGSLDGDTLEVAMRTLDELRQGGRTVGVISHVEAMQEQIPAQLRVRATPEGPSIIETR, encoded by the coding sequence ATGCGACTGCATCGCCTCGAGGTCGAGGGGTTCGGCCCGTTCCGAGCGCGCCAGGTCGTGGACTTCGACGCCTTCGCCGACGATGGGATCTTCTTGATCGCCGGGCGCACGGGCGCGGGCAAGTCGAGCATCCTCGATGCGGTGTGTTTCGGCCTGTACGGCGGTGTGCCGCGATACGACGGCGGCGAGAAGCGGGTGCGCTCCGACCACAGCGACCCCGACGAGATCTCAGAGGTCGTCGTCGAGTTCAGCACACCGGCCGGGAGGTTCCGGGTGACCCGGTCACCGGAGTATCTGCGACCGGCCAAGCGCGGCGGAGGCATGACGAAGCAGGCGGCGGGGGTCTCACTCGACGAGTGGACGGATGCCGGATGGATCGGCCGAGCCGCCCGCGCCGTCGATGTCGGGAACGAACTCGACGAGATCCTTCAGCTCAGTCGCGAGCAGTTCCTGCAGGTGATACTCCTCGCGCAGAACCGGTTCTCGGAATTCCTGCTCGCGAACAGCAAAGATCGACAGGCACTGCTGCGGCGCCTGTTCGGAACCGAGCGGTTCGACGACGTGCAGGCTCGTTTCGACGCTCGGCGGCGGGCTGCGGAGCAGGCTCTGGGCACCCGGCTCGCGACAGTGGCCGCGCGGGTCGAGGAGGCCGAGCGTCTGGCCACGGATGCACAGCTGTGGGGTGACGCGGGTGTCGGCCCTTTGGAGGCGGAGGGTGCGGTCGCGCCCGAATCCGCGAGCGGAGCGCGAGCCGCCGCAGCTGCGCGGATCGATGCGACGACCGAGGAGCGGCTCGACGATCTCCGCCGTGCCCGGTCCCGCGCCGAGTACCGCAGCGAGCGGCGCGCGGCCGATCGTGAAGATGCCGAGGCGCGACTGGCAGCGGCGGACGCCGCATTGTCGGCCTTGCGCGAAGACCGCCGCGCGCAAGCTGAACGCGATCGGGCCCGCCTCGCGCTCACGCGGCTCGAGGGCGAGGCCACGGAGATCTCAGCGGTCGCTGTCGAGCTCCGTGAGGCTCGGTCGGCTGAGGCTCTGCGAGCCACGATCATCGCGGCGACGAAGGCCAGCGCATCGCTCGAAGCCGCGGTCGAGCTCGAGCGGGGTGCACGGATCGCGTGGGAGTCATTCGACGGCGCCGAGCTGTCGCCGACGGATGCCGAAGACGAAGCAGCGGCGATGCGCGCCTGGGTGGGGGAGCGCATCAAAGCGATGGGGTCGTGGGGGCGCGCAGCCGAACTCGAACGAGGCGCTGCCGCTCTCACCGCCGAACTGCAGGCGTCCCAGGATCGGGTGGCAGCAGCATCCGCTCGCATCGAGGCCGGTGCCGCTGAGCGAGCGACTCTGCCCGAGCGGGTGGCGGCCGTGACGACCGCACGCGACGACGCACGGCGCACGGCCGACCGTGCAGCCGACCTCGCTCGAGTCCGCGACCTCGCGGCCGGGCGGGTGGCGGCGGCTCGAGAGGTCGTGCGGTTGAGCGCGGAGCACGAGGTCGCAGAGCAGTCGCTGGCCGACGCCAGCGCAGCGCTCGCCGCGGAGCAGGCTGCTCTCGCCGGATTGCGCAGGCGCCGCCTCGATGGCTTCGCGGGTGAACTGGCGTCGACTCTCGTCGACGGCGAGCCCTGCCCGGTCTGCGGCTCGGCGGAGCATCCCGCACCGGCGACGCACAGCGATCCCGTCTCCGCCGATGACATCGACGCGGCCGAACGCGTGCGCGACGACGCGGCAGAGCGCGAGCGCGCGGCGGCAGAGACTTCATCGGCACTGCGCGCCGAGGCTGCCGCCGCGGCCTCCCGGGCCGATGGGCGCACAGTCGACACCGCCGAGACCGAACTGGCGGCTGCGACGGAAGAGTACGCGAAGAGCGTCACCGCAGCGGACGCACTCGCCCGACTCGACGAGGAGCTCGCCGAGCTTCGCGCACGCCTCGAGCACCTCGAGGGACAGCGTGCGGCAGATGACGCGGAATCCGCGTCGGCCCGAGAGCAGCTCGCACTGCTGCAGCAGCGCAGCACGGACGCTGCGACGCAGATCGATGACGCTCGAGGCGAGTTCGCCACCGTGGCTGAACGGATCGCCGACACCGAGGTGCGGATCGATGCAGCTCGCCGGCTGGCCGGGGCGATCGAGGACCGTCAGCGCCGTGCGCTGGCCGCCGTCGACGCCCACGAAGAGCAGCAGGCCGCGCTTGAGGCGTCGGACTTCACCGAGGTAGAGGAGGTCGAGCAGGCGTTGCGATCGCCGGCGGAGCAGGATGCGCTGCAGCGTCGGATCGACGAGCACGCCGCTCAGCTCGGCAAGGAGAAGGCGACGCTGCTGGAGCTCGAACTGCTCACTCTGCCCGAGGAGCCCATCGACCTCGCTCCGGCCGAACAGGCGGCGTCGAGCTCCCGTGCGAGCTGGATCTCCGCGGTCGACGTGGCCACGAAGGCCGAGAACGCGGCGCTGCAACTGACCGGACTCATCGAGTCGGCGACCGCCGAGCACGCGGCGACCGCGGAAGACGCTGCCGAGTTCGAGGTGTTGCGCGGCCTCGCCGACACGATCGCGGGCCGCGGTTCGAACACGCACAAGATGACTCTCGAGACCTTCGTGCTCGCCGCCGAACTCGAAGAGATCGTGCAAGCCGCGAACCGACGGCTGCACGACATGTCGACCGGTCGCTACCAGTTGAAGCACTCCGACGCGCTGGCCGCGCGCGGCGCGGCATCCGGGCTGGGCATCGTCGTCTACGACGCTTTCACTGGGCAGATTCGTCCCGCCCAATCACTCTCGGGCGGCGAGACGTTCCTGAGCTCCCTCGCCCTCGCCCTCGGACTCGCAGAGGTTGTGACGTCCCGAGCGGGCGGCATCCGCCTCGACACCCTGTTCATCGACGAAGGCTTCGGATCCCTCGACGGCGACACCCTCGAGGTCGCCATGCGCACACTCGACGAGCTGCGTCAGGGCGGCCGCACGGTCGGCGTGATCAGTCACGTCGAGGCGATGCAGGAGCAGATCCCTGCTCAGCTGCGGGTGCGGGCGACGCCTGAGGGGCCGAGCATCATCGAGACCCGCTGA
- a CDS encoding MFS transporter, with protein MTSTARRRSLAFLALSATQLMVILDGTVVTVALPAIRSGLGFSDSSLSWVVNAFFAAFAVVLLPAGRLGDRWGTRRVFLTGVALFTAASILCGLAWDPASLLIGRALQGVGGGLSTAVSLGMIADLFPEPAPRMRAFAVLAFIGSAGGAIGMVAGGMITEFATWPWVFLVNAPIGVAALALGAATMERVPGHPVSGGLVPRALFSARRFTLAGGVLFTMVIAGMSFQFLSSLFLQDALGLSPLATGAAFLAVTVPIAITSLGLSVRLAARFGSERVLIAALAFFAAGMVLMARVPHDGSFWMDVAPAFVVMGAGFGLAMPQATDLAMSAAPPEHAGAASAFLAATQQAGGAIGVFAVASLAAATDLGIGYLLGAGGLLVGIGLAVSLGRATSGGPDRETVDDAVSGSR; from the coding sequence ATGACTTCCACCGCGCGTCGACGCTCGCTCGCATTTCTGGCCCTCTCCGCCACCCAGTTGATGGTCATCCTCGACGGCACGGTCGTCACGGTCGCTCTCCCCGCGATCCGCTCCGGCCTCGGATTCTCCGACAGTTCGCTCTCCTGGGTGGTCAACGCCTTCTTCGCCGCGTTCGCCGTGGTCCTGCTGCCCGCCGGCAGGCTGGGCGACCGATGGGGCACCCGGCGCGTCTTCCTCACGGGCGTCGCTCTCTTCACCGCCGCATCCATCCTCTGCGGTCTGGCCTGGGATCCCGCTTCGCTCCTCATCGGCCGCGCGCTGCAGGGAGTCGGCGGCGGGCTCTCCACGGCGGTCTCGCTGGGCATGATCGCCGACCTCTTCCCCGAGCCTGCACCGCGAATGAGGGCCTTCGCGGTGCTCGCCTTCATCGGCTCTGCGGGCGGCGCCATCGGCATGGTCGCGGGCGGCATGATCACCGAGTTCGCGACGTGGCCGTGGGTCTTCCTCGTGAATGCACCGATCGGTGTGGCCGCACTCGCTCTCGGCGCAGCCACCATGGAGCGCGTGCCCGGCCACCCCGTCAGCGGGGGACTGGTTCCGCGTGCCCTCTTCAGCGCCCGTCGCTTCACCCTCGCAGGAGGCGTGCTGTTCACCATGGTGATCGCGGGGATGTCGTTCCAGTTCCTCTCGTCCCTATTCCTGCAGGACGCACTGGGCCTCAGCCCGCTCGCGACCGGGGCCGCGTTTCTGGCGGTGACGGTGCCGATCGCCATCACTTCTCTGGGGCTCTCCGTTCGACTCGCCGCCCGGTTCGGCAGTGAACGAGTGCTCATCGCCGCTCTGGCCTTCTTCGCGGCGGGCATGGTGCTGATGGCCCGTGTGCCGCACGATGGCAGCTTCTGGATGGATGTCGCTCCGGCCTTCGTCGTGATGGGAGCCGGATTCGGTCTTGCGATGCCGCAGGCCACCGACCTGGCGATGAGTGCGGCGCCACCTGAGCATGCGGGCGCCGCATCAGCCTTCCTCGCCGCCACTCAGCAAGCAGGCGGCGCCATCGGCGTCTTCGCCGTCGCGAGCCTCGCTGCTGCCACCGATCTCGGCATCGGCTACCTTCTGGGAGCCGGCGGCCTTCTGGTGGGCATCGGCTTGGCCGTGTCTCTGGGACGCGCGACCTCAGGCGGACCTGATCGCGAGACCGTCGATGACGCGGTCAGCGGGTCTCGATGA
- a CDS encoding MarR family winged helix-turn-helix transcriptional regulator — protein sequence MTGIRLDLAFLLNQSAYAFSAQLGAALQEVGLDVREFCVLMKAAEAERTQNVVAELAMLDKTTMVTTLDGLERAGLAERRVSDSDRRARIVVVTDSGLETLRRAYDVYDAVVEEALVAIEPTARATFLSTLQTLTESVWATPSHTATLRRRVPVTK from the coding sequence ATGACCGGCATCCGTCTCGACCTGGCATTCCTGCTCAATCAGTCGGCATATGCCTTCTCCGCGCAACTGGGCGCCGCCCTGCAGGAAGTCGGACTGGACGTGCGCGAGTTCTGCGTGCTCATGAAGGCCGCAGAGGCCGAGCGCACACAGAACGTCGTGGCAGAACTCGCCATGCTCGACAAGACCACGATGGTCACGACGCTTGATGGCCTGGAGAGGGCAGGACTCGCCGAGCGTCGCGTGTCGGACTCTGATCGTCGCGCCCGGATCGTCGTCGTCACGGATTCCGGCCTCGAAACGCTACGTCGCGCCTACGACGTGTACGACGCCGTCGTGGAAGAAGCCCTCGTGGCGATCGAGCCCACCGCGCGTGCGACCTTCCTCTCCACCCTGCAGACGCTGACCGAGTCGGTGTGGGCGACCCCTTCGCACACCGCCACCCTGCGACGTCGCGTGCCCGTCACGAAGTAG
- a CDS encoding phosphorylase family protein, which produces MKLLVAALASELSAFPDTLPGFDRLVTGPGKLQATYALTRALDANTYDEIVVVGTAGAIDPDLAEGVHEVGTAFQHDVTDLDGISGQHVSLPARVSTGRDGVLIATGDHFVDDAEVTAVIRPTGAALVDMETYAYIWVAGQFGVPIRVYRAVSDSAEDGALTDWRDAVARCSVQLREFVASAYGV; this is translated from the coding sequence GTGAAACTTCTCGTCGCCGCACTCGCCTCCGAGCTCTCCGCCTTTCCCGACACCCTGCCCGGATTCGACCGTCTGGTCACGGGCCCCGGGAAGCTCCAGGCGACGTACGCGTTGACCCGGGCTCTCGACGCGAACACCTATGACGAGATCGTCGTGGTCGGCACGGCCGGGGCCATCGACCCCGATCTGGCCGAGGGCGTGCACGAGGTCGGAACCGCCTTCCAGCACGACGTCACCGACCTCGACGGCATCTCCGGTCAGCACGTCTCGCTTCCCGCCCGCGTGTCGACCGGACGCGACGGGGTCCTCATCGCAACGGGCGACCACTTCGTCGACGACGCCGAGGTCACGGCGGTCATCCGCCCCACCGGAGCCGCTCTCGTCGACATGGAGACCTACGCGTACATCTGGGTGGCCGGGCAGTTCGGCGTGCCCATCCGCGTGTACCGTGCGGTGTCGGACAGCGCCGAAGACGGTGCGCTGACGGATTGGCGGGATGCCGTCGCCCGATGCAGCGTGCAGCTTCGCGAGTTCGTCGCCTCGGCGTACGGCGTCTGA
- the nadE gene encoding ammonia-dependent NAD(+) synthetase, giving the protein MSLQQQISEALGVKAEIDPDAEAERRVQFLADYLRASGARGFVLGISGGQDSTLAGRLAQLAVERVREEGGEATFLAVRLPYRVQHDAADADAALAFIQADSSVEVNIQNGVDGVEEDIEFAVTSDISDFNRGNIKARVRMVTQYALAGHEGKLVIGTDHAAEAVTGFYTKFGDGAADLLPLSGLSKRQGRAVLKSLGAPERLYLKVPTADLLDGTPGRADEDELGLTYEQIDDFLEGKQVDPEVAGRIEAKYLATQHKRHLPATPADTWWR; this is encoded by the coding sequence GTGTCGCTGCAGCAGCAGATCTCTGAAGCCCTCGGCGTGAAGGCCGAGATCGATCCCGATGCCGAAGCGGAGCGGCGGGTGCAGTTCCTCGCCGACTATCTGCGCGCCTCCGGAGCGCGCGGGTTCGTGCTCGGGATCTCCGGCGGGCAGGACTCCACGCTGGCGGGGCGTCTCGCGCAGCTCGCGGTCGAACGAGTCCGCGAAGAGGGCGGCGAAGCGACGTTCCTGGCCGTGCGCCTGCCGTACCGCGTGCAGCACGACGCGGCCGACGCCGACGCCGCGCTGGCATTCATCCAGGCCGATTCCTCAGTCGAGGTGAACATCCAGAACGGGGTCGACGGCGTCGAGGAGGACATCGAGTTCGCCGTCACGAGCGACATCAGCGACTTCAACCGCGGCAACATCAAGGCCCGCGTGCGCATGGTCACGCAGTACGCGCTCGCCGGCCATGAGGGCAAGCTCGTGATCGGCACGGACCACGCCGCCGAGGCGGTGACGGGCTTCTACACGAAGTTCGGAGACGGAGCGGCCGACCTGCTGCCTCTCTCGGGACTCAGCAAGCGTCAGGGACGCGCCGTGCTGAAGAGCCTCGGCGCGCCGGAGCGGTTGTACCTGAAGGTGCCGACGGCCGATCTGCTCGACGGCACGCCCGGGCGCGCTGACGAGGACGAACTCGGTCTCACCTATGAGCAGATCGACGACTTCCTCGAGGGCAAGCAGGTCGATCCCGAGGTCGCCGGCCGCATCGAGGCGAAGTACCTCGCCACCCAGCACAAGCGGCACCTGCCCGCGACACCGGCCGACACCTGGTGGCGCTGA